The Brachyhypopomus gauderio isolate BG-103 chromosome 1, BGAUD_0.2, whole genome shotgun sequence genome includes a window with the following:
- the mab21l2 gene encoding protein mab-21-like 2, translating to MIATQAKLVYQLNKYYNERCQTRKAAIAKTIREVCKVVSDVLKEVEVQEPRFISSLSEIEARYEGMEVISPNEFEVVLYLNQMGVFNFVDDGSLPGCAVLKLSDGRKRSMSLWVEFITASGYLSARKIRSRFQTLVAQAVDKCSYRDVVKMVADTSEVKLRIRERYVVQITPAFKCTGIWPRSAAQWPMPHIPWPGPNRVAEVKAEGFNLLSKECYSLTGKQSSAESDAWVLQFAEAENRLLMSGCRKKCLSILKTLRDRHLELPGQPLNNYHMKTLLLYECEKHPRETDWDESCLGDRLNGILLQLISCLQCRRCPHYFLPNLDLFQGKPHSALESAAKQTWRLAREILTNAKSLDKL from the coding sequence ATGATCGCCACGCAGGCCAAGCTGGTTTATCAGCTGAACAAGTACTACAACGAGCGATGCCAGACGCGCAAAGCCGCCATCGCCAAGACCATCCGCGAGGTGTGCAAGGTGGTGTCGGACGtgctgaaggaggtggaggtccAAGAGCCTCGTTTCATCAGCTCCCTCAGCGAGATCGAGGCGCGCTACGAGGGCATGGAGGTCATTTCTCCCAACGAGTTCGAGGTGGTGCTCTACCTCAACCAGATGGGGGTCTTCAACTTCGTGGACGACGGATCCCTGCCCGGCTGCGCGGTGCTGAAGCTGAGCGACGGCCGCAAGCGCAGCATGTCGCTGTGGGTGGAGTTCATCACGGCCTCCGGGTACCTCTCGGCCCGGAAGATCCGCTCGCGGTTCCAAACCCTCGTGGCCCAGGCCGTGGACAAATGCAGCTACCGCGACGTGGTTAAGATGGTGGCGGACACGAGTGAAGTAAAACTGCGCATCCGGGAGAGGTACGTGGTGCAGATTACGCCCGCCTTCAAGTGCACGGGGATCTGGCCCAGGAGCGCGGCGCAGTGGCCTATGCCCCACATACCGTGGCCCGGGCCGAACCGAGTCGCAGAAGTAAAGGCCGAGGGCTTCAACCTCCTTTCTAAAGAGTGTTACTCACTAACCGGGAAACAGAGCTCGGCGGAGAGCGACGCCTGGGTCTTGCAGTTCGCCGAAGCCGAGAACAGACTCCTGATGTCGGGCTGCAGGAAGAAATGTCTGTCCATCCTCAAGACTTTGCGTGACCGTCACCTCGAACTGCCCGGACAGCCGCTTAACAACTACCACATGAAAACCCTCTTACTGTACGAGTGCGAGAAACACCCGAGGGAGACCGACTGGGACGAGTCCTGTCTCGGGGACCGACTCAACGGTATTTTGCTGCAGCTCATCTCGTGTTTGCAGTGTCGGCGCTGCCCTCATTATTTCCTCCCGAATTTGGACCTGTTTCAAGGGAAGCCGCACTCGGCCCTGGAGTCCGCGGCgaaacagacgtggagactggCTAGAGAAATCCTCACGAACGCCAAAAGTTTGGACAAATTGTAA